The Primulina eburnea isolate SZY01 chromosome 12, ASM2296580v1, whole genome shotgun sequence genome includes the window ACCAGCATTTTTTGGACAAATCGACTCCGTTCGTGCTGCATCGTTGGATCTTCCTGTCGGTGATTGCTTCCCTGTACGCGCTGCGCATCTACATAGTGCAGGGTTTCTACATCACCACTTACGGCCTGGGAATTTACATCTTGCAGCTGCTAATTGCGTTTTTGTCGCCACAGGTGGACCCTGAGATCCACCAGCTGGCTGATGGGCCCACCCTCCCCACGCGCGGCTCCGACGAGTTCCGCCCCTTCGTACGCCGTCTTCCCGAGTTCAAATTCTGGTTAGATGAAATCTTTTTTAGAAtctaatgaaatattatgatccAGTTGTGTATGGGTAAAAGAGATTATTGTAAGCTATTATTTCCATGGATTCTATCCTGTCTTTGGGGTGGTTTAGGTATGCCAACAGATCATGGATCTTGACACCTCTTAAATGAATATATTACTTCATGTAATGTTCAGCAGCTGTACTAATAATGCTTCGTTTAATTTGGTTTGGGTTTCTGGGattctttaaaataaattgaatttctTACTTAATGGACTTGCTTCGCGTAAGCTGGGGGCTCAGGGGGACGCTCTCCCTCATTCGAGTTTCTCTATAATTATTATATGCTTTGAAGTGTTCTTTCAAGCTTTCTTCCCGTAAAGCTCTCCctctaaaattttgatctttcaaGATTTATTTTTAGCCGTGAAATCCTGATGCAGTTGTTGCATTGCATATTTCTGAAACTGAAAGTACATGGAGATAAAAGCAAGTAAACACAGTCGGTTTGAGTTTCCTTGAGTGATTGAATTCCTTTTTTCTGTACTCTTTCTTCCATTTGAGTTCTGGATTTGATGTCAAATTGTGTAAAGTAAGAATGTGGCTGAAATTTTAGGCAAAAAATCTTCACAAGTGCGTTGTAAAACTGGAGATTCTTActctatttattttttcatgtgCTTTATTATGTGTCCTTacttaattcctttaatatattttttacgtTTAGAACTCTGAATTGCAGGCATTCACTCACAAAGGCCTTCTGCTTTGTTTTTGTGCTGACGTTCTTTAGTGCCTTTGATGTGCCCGTATTTTGGCCAATTCTGCTTTTCTACTGGCTAATTCTATTCGTCTCAACAATGAAGAGGCAAATAATGCATATGATCAAATATAAATACGTTCCTTTCACATTTGGGAAGCGGCGTTACTATGGGAAGAAAGCTGCTTCTTCCGCCGAAGAGACCATTACTTCTAGGCCGTAATATTCCAGGTAAATAAATTAAGGGCCTCTGAGTAGACAGGTTTATCTTTAGGTTTGCTTGTCGATTTAGAGTGTTGTATCCTTAACTATTCTTTAGGCAGTGGCGACAGACAAAATTTGTAGTTTTTCCTCTTCTTAATAATCCCACTTTCTAATCTCCTCAAGAAAGAGGTCATGTTGTTTACTAGGTACACGATTTTATCATTGGTATGGCCACCTATGCCTAATAGAAAATAATTCTTGtgtaatatattttttcattttttttacaatGAGTGGGGTTTTTTGCTTTAATTCTTGTGTAACATACTGCATAATGAAGTCTAATGATACGTTCCGGTTCACAAACACAATCAGACCCCATTTTGAGAGCGTTGAACTCCAAAAATTAAAGAATCAGGGATGAGGAATACAGTTAACAGAGAAGAGGAGGAGGAATGTTGAGAAGGATAAAGACCAAATTCATGGTATGCATATAACCCCAAATGTACACAATCGACAGtaattatcaatcgttctcttcttcttcttctttttttttttaattttaaaaaaaagtaataatcaTTCTGGTTGAACTCCACTGGTTAAAGCCCACTGACAATCTCGTGTCGTTTTATCGGAAATAAAAGAAGACATTTTGGTTTTTTGTCGGTTTCCTTACGATAATACGTACGTAGTTGTCGGGTGGCAGCCATCTATGTCAAATTAATAGtcttaaaaaattatttcaacttTTGTGTAGTTTCATCGagtttttgtgtaaaaaaattaTTCCAACTTTTGCCTTACTCCGTCCATATTGTTATATTTCATGGAATCGTAATTGGTACCAAGCTTCTAATTAGATCAATATCAAAGTATTTTTACACATTTGTGGCATTTAAGTtacttatatttatttattttgacaccCCTTTGATAAAATAATGGCAGTCCCATCTTTTTAGAAGTTTATCACAAAACTTCAAATTTATTATAAGGcgagatataatttttttaaagaattattgaatataaattataattttatttattaagttGGACAGATTCCGATAGGAAGCATGCGGGCAAGTATTTTTTGAGAGAAGGGGACCAAAGAATTTAAAGAAGGGACCTACCAATGGGCTGCTGCTATGCGTGTGTGCCTGAAACCTGAGAGATATTATGTACTTATCATTTCTATATCTAAATTAACCAGCAATGCTATCTGTAGGTGAAGTTCTTATTCCGTTAATTAAACCAAAGGAAGTCTGTTATCCGGAATGGAAAAACAGTTCCAAAGTAGGATAAATCAACAAAAGTACCCAGTAGAATTTGTAAATTCAAGCTGTGATCGGAGCAACTGTACATGATTAATATAGTAATACAACAATCTGTTCTTGTTTGCAAATTCAGTCCTTCAACGTATATGACTCCGGATTTTCTTTTCCTTCTAGACGGGTCGATGACAAGATCTTGCAAAATCAACAAACCAACGAGATCGTCAAGAAATAACTTTGTTCTCCCATTCAGAATCTCCCTTCTGCTCAACTGTGTCATCGACCTGTCGAGGCCTCAAAGAATCGGTCAAGAACTACTTTTCTTACCCTCCTTTGCGAAACTCCCAATCGGTTTAGCAAGAATGTGCTTCATCGCCTTCACTCCGAGAGGGTTGTTCTTGCTCTGCACCACGCACATTTTAAAACTCACTCGATAACCAAGAAACTATGCTGATTGAACGAAATAAAAATCGTTAATTTTAACATACCTTTGAGCAGGTTCCAGCTCGAACATTGCAAACAGGATATTCGTTCGGGCAGCAACTGTTATGGTCTTCACAGCATGTAGCACCTTCTAGAGGGCAGCAACCCCATGCAAAGCAGTAGTTGTAGTACTCATACACGCAGCAGCATGTTGTGCTTTCAGGGCATTCATAGTAATCGTCACAGACAGATGGTGACGGAGTAGGTGATGGGGGAGATGGGGGAGATGGGCTAGGTTTGGGAGGATTTGAGCCCGTCTTAGTTGGGTACGAGGGCTCCACAGCAATACCACAGAGACCGTATTTTGACGCAACATTTCGTTCCATCCTTATGTAGCCCTGTTCCCCCCAACTCGTGCCCCAAGAGTTCCTGACTATCCAATAATCGACACCATTTTCAGTTCCGTAACCAACGGCTCCCACACCATGGTCTAGTGAGACTCCACACTTCCCTGTGAATATACCCTGCAGAAATTTGAGGAACCATGCTGAGAGAAGCAACGAGAGGCAATACGACAGATGACTTATAAAACTATAAGGATGAAGGGTGTTTCAGTGTCGGAGAGTGACGAAACTTACTGATTCATACAATTGGAAGTCCATACCACCAGCCTCAATAGCAACGCTAACTGGTTGATTTGCAACAGCCTTCTTTAGCGCCTTCTCGTTGTAAGTAGGCACGTCTTCGTAGCTATCAATTGATACAACTTTGGCATTTTTCTGCACATCAATTGTTCCAAGGAAACAGTCAAGTTCGTGCTAATGAATTTAATATCAATCCATACAAGTTGGCAGAACGTTTGAAAGGGTTTATGAGATTTTTAAACAAACTTCTCTTGAAACTTAGCTTAATCATTATCAAAACCAAGAGCGAAAGTCAAAGAGTTGTTAGCCGAGCTTTGTATACACATAATCTGAATCGGGTCATGTCAATAAATCAAACTCCCTTGAATGAAGATATGAAAACTGACCCTGTATTGATCACATTTACCATCCGTTCCTTTGTAGGGATAATCCTCCTCAGAGTCAATTCCACCATTCTTGATAATGAATTGATAAGCATAGTCCATAAGACCTCCATCGCACCCTTGGTCATAACTCGTATCACAATCGACCAACTCTTGCTCCGAAAGTGAGATCAAGTCTCCAGTCACTATCTGGTTTATACCTTCCACACCGACAATGGTGGAGAACGCCCAACAACTCCCTTCAAATTCCGAAAAAACTCAATCAGCCACACATCATTTTCGGCACATAAAATGACACGACAAAGTCGATAGAAAAATTTCTAAGTTGGGCCATATGTTGTAATGAAATTTGTAGCACACGATCGTTTTCTAGAATAATAAACGTCCTTGAGAGATCTAAAAGATCACAACTTTTAAAGACGCGGAGCCAAAAGTTTTCCGGCTATAGGACACAGCAAAAGGAATAGAGAAAGGCCTACAAAAATTATAACTTCATGCATCACTCTCGAGTAACATGAATGAATGATTCACATATTATCCTTTTTTTTCCCCTAAAAATGGGGCCGAAAAGGCTGCCTTCCTTATAAACCACGattttttggggaaaaaaatcacataaatattttatgtttttggtcaAGGGAGGTAGAATAGAGTGTGGATCCATATATCTGATTGACATTACAAAGATTGTATGAATATGAGGGAGATGCTCAACTTGAAACTCTAGTGATTTCACCATCTGTCAGCTTacaaaaattaaatcaatagtTACTGAACATGTGTTGAAAGCTACAGCTTCAGTAATTAATTTAACATCAAGGCCAATAATTTCCAACGAAACCCCGCTAATGCGGGCAAACCACCAAAAAAAGATTAATTTAATGTCAATAATATATCAATGAACCATCGTGATTTCCGTCTGTATGGTCAAGTCTAGATCGATAGTCTAAATTACAATCAAGAACTATAATCAGGTTCTGTTACAAGATACTGTTTTTTTTACTTGGCAGGATCTAGATTTAagacaattaaaaaaaattatcaaaactACAAATTACTGGTCTAGATCATACAAGAAAGATGAAAAGAGAGCAGTCACAAGCTTTATGTAATTATGgatattaaatttatattttttaaaagatattgTATAGAtagattaaaattttcaaaagctAGACTGAttgtaataataatatcataaaccAGGAGAGTAATTTATCATCTTCAACCATAAACAAAAACAtggaaaaagaaaacaaaccaagAGAAAAACAGTAGGGAGTAAAATAGTTAGCTACCGCAGCTGCCTTGATCTTTGATCGGAGCAACGGCGCCTTTCTCCCTCCAGTCAATGGAATCCGGCAAGTCTTCACCGACTGTCGGCTGGTACCGGTCACTCACGGTCCCCAGCCGCCGGTCGGGCCTGGTTCGCGTGCCGAGATATGTGTTCCGGTACTCAGCGTTGGAGATATCCGCGAACCGGTTCAGACCAAGCTTGTACGTCCGGTTTCCCAGCGCGTTTTGCTCATCTATGTACCTCAGATTATCCTTAAAAATCTCGAACCTCTTCTCCTTCTCGCCGACAGCATTATAAGCTTTTCCGTGTTTGACCATCCAGGATTCGTACATGGACATCACCTCATCATCGGAGCGTTTGAGGTTGGTTTTCTCGTCGTAGGAGATGATAGACATGTCGGAAGCCCATGTTCCGGCGAGAAACAAGTACAATAATAGTGCAAGAAGAGGGAGAGAAATGGTTGAAGCCATGTTCGGGAGTTTCTTGGAACTATGGAAGATAAAACGGAAGTGGTGGGGGTGCAAGAATTATAAAGACaagatatattaatatttttattatcttTTCCCGATTGATGAATTAAAAAAGCATAATTGACCCACCCATTCAAGCTATCCAGATTCATCTAATTTTTTTCTGTATTTTTCATGTCTTCCTCGTAAATAACAAGTGTACATGAATTAAGAAAAAATATTGGTCTTGTAACAGTATCTCAAGGTTAAGAGTATGTATTAAATTTTAAGAATTAATATTGAAATTTTTTACAGCggtaaaaacaaaagaaaaaggaaaagagaAGGGAAAGGTCAAAAATAGCTGGCGACGATGATACGAAAGAACGTATGTAAGAAAGGGCAGACCAAATAGAAAAAGGCCAAATGGGGAAAGTCACCAACTAAGAACAACAGATGCACACTCATCACAATAATTCCAAATTTTTGGCTATAAATTCGGAGCTGCAACAAAAGTTTCCCTTTcttttatttcaaaataaagtTGGGATAATTTAAATTCGTggagaaattatattttttaacaaCATCCATGCACGATTTTTTCCATATAAGTTGTGTATTTTCTCAATTTTTTAATctcttttaatatatataaatttcaatTAAAAATGATAGCATTTAAATCAGAATCGGCATTATCTCACACGTCGAATAATTGGtttcaacaaaaacaaaaagattaTAAACAAAGTATATAATTTGTTTATTAGCCTATAGGAAAAAAAAGTCATTATTCAAATAACCAGTATAAAAtatctaaaatattttattaaaaaagatATTAGCGGTGAATAGAGGATTCTCTCGTATCAAACTTCTCCACGTACACCACCACCACGACATTTAAGACTGACCAGACAACCTTCACTTTAACCCATGCcacaataatttttatttaaataataattttcttcTCGTgattagctctaattaattgTTCGTTATTCCACCAGATTTTTTAAAAACCCTAAGTAATGGGTTACCATTTGAATAATATGAGAATaagacataatttttttttaaaaaaaataaatctaattttaaaatttaaaaggttttttttttatcacaaaACTTGTAGTATTATTGAGATTGAGAAATATCTTTAGTTACAAGTTTTACAAACCAAAAAGGAAAATCCCCAGGCTTCCAAGCAAAGGAAGTCGGGTGATAAATAGCAAAAGACGCAATTGAATCTGCAACGGCGTTCGCCGTGCGACGAATGTGTTTTAAGGTGGCTCCTTCATGTTCACTCAGAGATCGTCGAATATATTGAGCATAGGTACCAACATAGCTAAGGTCCTCATCTATATGGGTGACTGCTTTCACTGCCAATAGAGAGTCTGATGTGATTTGGTTGATAAAAAGGTTGTGATCCTTTGCGATCTTCATTCCTATATCAATGGCGGCCAGTTCTCCATAGACAATTGAAGAAGGCTTCCTAATCTTCATCCCGAAAGCGATCAATGGTTGGCCTTCATGGTTACGTACCACTCCTCCTACCGCGAAGCTGTTCAGGTTCTCATTAAAAGCTGCATCAACGTCCATCCTTAATTCATTAATCTGAGGTGCCGTCCATGTCTTCTGTGAGTTTCCTAAAGTATCAATTTTCCCATTCAGCAACCTCAATCGTTGGGCTTCTTGGAATTCTCGCAACAGCGAGTCACTCCAATTCACATTAAATCCCTTTTCGAGTGTTCCTTGGTTATGTACGAGGTTGAGTCGTTCGCGCCACATCGCATAAGTATTTATTGCAAATAGTTCGAAGTCCATTTGGCTCAACCTGTCCTTCATCCAACAGAAGATATCGAACACCTCCAAAAATTGTACCTGCTTTAGCAAATCCCAAAACCGAGATGTCTTCCAGCAGCCTTTAACCACGGAGCAAGAGAATAATGCATGAGTTGTGTTATCATAACCGAAATGGCATAATGGGCAGCTGCCAGTTACCGGGACGTGGTGTGCCATTAGATTGACTGATGTCGGAATAATATTGTGTAATATGCGCCACCAAAAAACACGGACTTTTGGGGGTACCGACATAGCCCAAATGAATTTCCACCACTTCTTTGAGTGCAGCTCCGAGCTGTGGTCCGGTGGTTCATAGAATCCAATTTCCCTCTTATAGCCTTCTCTGACTGAATATCTACCCTTTGGATCATAGGCCCAATATATGAAGTCCTCATGGTTCGATTGGTATATCGGAATATCTAACACTTCTGCTGCCACATGAGGGGGGAAGGAGTCAAGCACAATTTGTTCATTCCATTGTCCATTCAAGATGAGGGAACTGACTTTGTCATAGGTACCACTGAAATGTGGAGGCTTTGGTTGCACACCCCTGCCAGGTATCCATCGACTCGCAAAAGTGTCAATTCGTTCCCCATTTTGTACGTGCCAATATAATTCTTTTTCCAAGAGGGGCCGACTCCACAGTAGAGATCTCCAGATATAAGAAGGGTTACTTCCAAGTGAGGCATGCATGATATCTTGATGTTTATAATAACGTGCTTTAAGAACACGGGCAACGAGCGACTCAGGGGATTGTAAGACCCGCCATATTTGTTTCGCTAACAGTGCTTTGTTGAACGTCTCGAGATGGCGGAATCCCAGCCCACCTATACATTTTGGCTTGCAAAGAGCTTTCCAAGATTTCCAATGCATTTTATTTTTTCCGTGATCCACACCCCACCAGAAGTTAGCACAAGCTCTCTCGATCTCTTCACATATTGATTTCGGGATACGAAAGCAGGACATAGCATAGGTTGGAATCGATTGGATAACCGACTTAATCAAGGTTTCTTTACCGCCACTTGAGAAGGTTTTGCTCCCCCACCCTTGTAATCTTGTCGCTACCCTCTCCACAAGATATCGGAATTGTAGTTTCTTGTTACGACTGGAGAAGACAGGCAGGCCCAGATACACTTCATGTCCTTGCACAACAGGGATAGTTAACATTGTTTTGATGGTTTCTTTCACTCTGTCATTCGTGTTTGGGCTGAAGGACAACGAAGATTTCTCAAAATTGATTAGTTGTCCTGATGCCCGCTCATACAAGTTAAGACAGGTGCGGATCCCAGCACAGTTCTCCATTGTAGCCTGGAAGAACATGAGGCTATCATCTGCAAAAAATAAGTGGGTTATAGAAGGGCAAGAGGGTGCCATACGTACTCCAGTGATGAGTTTTCTGCTTTCGAAAGCAAGAAGAGCAGATGATAATCCATGAGCACAAAGAACAAATAAGTACGGTGAGAGTGGGTCGCCCTGCCTTATGCCTCTGCTTGGTATGACAGTGTTGCTTAATTCACCATTTATTGAAAAAGAATATTGGACCGTGCGGACACAACGCATAATCTTCTCCACCCATGTATTGGCAAAGCCCAACCGAGACATCATTCCCTCAAGGAAACTCCATTCTATCCTGTCATATGCTTTACTCATATCAATTTTAAGCGCTGCAAATGATTTTTGTCCTCTTTTTTTTGCTGCAAATTTAAAAGGTTTTAATCCAACGTTTGGTGGGCCTTCTAAGAAAAATTAGTAGGATATTTgtctatttatattatattatatttttaatttgtaGGTTTTGATGATATATCCATTAAAGAGATCGATTCAATTTATATATagcaaaaattaatatttttgatataaaaataatattttttcaaagaTTTAGTCGGATAAGAATTTTATATCACAAAATTATCTATCGAGACAATTTTATAAGAATTTTcgtgatttataattaaaatatagagGTGACCATCGATAAATATGCCTTTGTTATAGTAAATTTTTAGTAAGATGAATACAAAATATCTATAGCCTAAAACAACACAAATCTACTTAAAAACTTAGTAATAAACGATAGTCctatatttcaaaaaaaaaaaaacgatagTCCTATatcttatatattattataattttatttatttttctaatCAAATTTTTTGAATTCGGAACTGATATATGAGGAAATATAAAAAGACGCGATGTAAAACATTTGCAATTTTTCAAAACAGTATtttcaattataaaaaaatcaattctttttaatttattattaatataataataatcatcatcatcatcgaaTTAATCAAACcttataaataaatatcttGAGATAATCGTCCAATATTTATTAATTGTCGTTGGCATACGTGCCTTTTGCTTGTGCATCCTAAACTTCTAATTTTAAGGTCAAATTTTTCGGCTAACGAAGCAAATTTAATGGATTTACGCAATATTATAAAGCATAAATTCTAGACACACCCTTGAACTATTAATAATATGCATTTAACACTTTGAAATTTATAGTTTCTCATGTTATCCCTTGCAATTACAAATTATCAATCGAACCACTTTGTGTTTCTCGAGATACTAATAATCTCATTGtattattacttttttttttaaaaaaatgaagatGCAAAGTaagtaaatgattttaattatgGAAACGTGTAGATTGTCATACATTGCAATATTTGTTAGGACAGTTGCAAAACGAACCAAAGAATTGAATATATTAAACTGATTAATTTTTAATCTACTACGTTTCAATGCATATATTGAAGGgatttattttcatttgttttagtttaaaaaatttaaaaaattttaaaccgATGTTAGGAAGAAAAAGAATCTAAAGACTGAATACGCGGCCAACTAACCTCCTCCTCCTTTTTTTTGAGAGccaaataattttttagttGGTAACTTTTTTTCAATAGCTATACAACATTGAAAAACTTTAATTGCATAGTGTTACAAATTGGTATTTAAAAAAGTACAAaagtttgaattttaaaaagaaaataaaaaaaaatgagataTGATGATAACAAATTTTTTATCTCGGATTCGGTCTGGAAAAGCGAGTCTTTAAATCTTCGCATTGAATGTATCGGTCCCGTGCTTTTGGTTCTGCACAGATAAAAGTAGGGTTAGGGGCGTCGGAGAGTTTTTCGACGTTACCTCTTCGATGTTTAAATCATTTCGGAGGGCAAACTTAAGAGTGAGAGATAGTAATGTTAAGTGAACAAGAGAATGCGAGTGAGTAAAATTGTAGCTCATACATAGTATTTTTATAGGCATGAATGATTAGTTACCTTATAAGAGTAGAATTCTTCTTAAAATAGAACTCTACTTGAGATAAGAAATATCGTGCAATAGGACTCAATGACCACAAGAACTAAGACTCTTAATACCAGCTAGGACCATTATCTTATCTTGATGATATTTGATCGAATCTCGTTTTTATCGAACTTCTCATTTATCAGATGAAGATCTCTTCATATTCGCTAACTACGTTGGAAATTAGACTTTCTGACCCCATTAGTCGGCTTGATCCTCTAGTAAACAGTGTTGAATAGATCAACCCTACTAGAGATTCACTGATGTGGACATATGAGTTCAGACTTCTGGCTTAGTAGTAGGGCCTTTGATCCCCAATAAGGCCAGAGTCTTATTGGGTTAGGACTAATTTTAAGATGGACCACGTAATAATTTTAGTGgacatcaatatttttttaacttcaaaaagaaagaaagaagaagaagtAAGATCGGAGGGATGGGCCAGAACAGTTCCATTATTTGATAGATTCTAGTTGCCTAGCCGACCAAGTATGGGTCCTACGAGTGAAAAATGAATGAAAGATTCCAAGGGAATTATGCGTTCAtactataaatttatatattaaataaattaaattaaaagggGCAAACATTTCAAAATTCTATTTCTTTTCTTATGTGGGTGTGGGTGAAAGGGAAAGGGAAAGGATAAGATATCAATAACCCAACTCAATAGATATGGTGGAACTTAATATATTTTTACAGAACATATGAAAAGCTATAATCTAACACAATTTTACAAAAGGAACATGCGTTGAAGGATACCAACCTAATATGTATTCGCTCGTTGGTTTTTGTCACAACATAAATCGATACAGAGCCATACCTGAAAGGTTCTTGGCATGAATCGAACTTCAAAACTGGACCCCCTTCGAAATGTGATATCAGTTTTTCTGATCAAAGAGTTTTTTGCTATCATTACCTACAAAATATAAAAGTTGGACCAAATGTGCTATCCATTTTTCTGACGAAAAGTTATATCTGAAACCTGAAAGCTAATTCAAACAGAATGCATTGCAATCAGTAGCTTCAAAGTGCAAACTAGATAGAAATTTGAGTACCGAAAGTTGAAAGAAACAATCGAAATTTTCGAATAAGTATCAATCTATTTTCAACAATTTTggttaaattataaaattattttcaaggAATTTCCCCCTACAACACATCTCAATGTTTTAGGTGGGCCTCCCATAAATAGCCAATTCCTGTGATTTTAGCCTTAGGACCCATGTCCTTTATTTTTTGCTATACGTGTTACGATCGATCCTAAAGGCCCAATGAACATTAGCTTTATTCATTTGCTCCGTCTCCATAGAATAAGTTGTTGTTTGGGATGAGTTTGTTATAATTATATATCCAAATTGAGATTTCGTTCCAGATTTGGAAACTTCGTGGcgagaaaatgatttttaaatgctcTCAACGACAcatgtatttaaaaaattaaaataatagtgaAAATTATCTTCAATAGACCACtgtatgttttatttttacaataacTCCCTTTTATGTATTAAAATGTAGAGAAAGATGACTATTTTTAACCCCAAAAAACAAAGACATAGAGATAATTTCTTATAAGTACTGACACGAGACTTAAATTAATGGATGAATTAAAAATCCATCAAAATCAGATTTGTCCTTTATGTCAAATGCAATGCGTATCTAAAGTTTGgtaatgaaatagtaagatccCAGATTCGAAAATTGTTTTCATTATATCAAAACAAGTTTTTTTTAGCGTTTTTATGTACTCACTCACGCGCATATTAAGAAACTTCTCAAAGGGTCACTCATCTCAAAATTGCCCTAAGTCAAACacacttaactttggagttcttatgtgataagCTCGCGAAactttcttgatatgagtaatatttatcaaatcttttaaattctCCTCAATTGCACAGGCTCATACCCAAACAGTTTTGGAATCTTTCTCCTTCCGATGTAAGATCGCTTCAATCATACTCCTTCGCCTAGATTCTTGTCAAGAGTCGCTCATTGTTCGTGTAAACTCATGGTATTAACGATTACCTCCGCCCTCTTCACCCCAGACCTCACAGATATCGACAATTTTTTTGATATGAATAATGAATTCAAGCTCAACCATATAATCTGgatcatatattattttattctgAACTCATTGTCAATAATATACTACGGGAGGCAAATAGGCAACTACCCCGTATATTATCCTCAATTGATAATAATCTAGCAACCCAAACAAGGTCCACCACTGAATTATATTACCACGGAAAAAGGTATTATAGCTCATACATGAGACTAATTTCACGATTCATCGATAATCATGAACTTAAtatgtaattaaatatcttagaTTCTTAGCGGCTGCGagttatcaaataaaaaaaaaaagcataaactctttgaataaaggttttttattttttagtttatAAAATATgagtggatctcatgtgagaccgtctcacagatactaatatgtgagacggttcaaccctacccatattcacaataaaaaataatacttttagcataaaaaattatactttttcattgatgaccaaataagagatccgtctcacaaattcgacttgtgagaccgtctcacacaagtttttgccataaaatatttattacaaTTGACTCTCCCActcaaaattataaattatccAAAAAAAGTTTAAATGGATGAGTTAGTtgtctttatttaattttcattttctcAACTCCCGTGCAGAATGTCGTTTCACATTAATTCTACAAGATAAAAGCATAACCAAGACATTGTAATGAGGATTGAGGAATAAACTAAAGAAATCGTGTCacgtttattttatctttaatttttctttttttgggaaaaaaatgtGAATGATAGAGAAGT containing:
- the LOC140807023 gene encoding low-temperature-induced cysteine proteinase-like, translated to MASTISLPLLALLLYLFLAGTWASDMSIISYDEKTNLKRSDDEVMSMYESWMVKHGKAYNAVGEKEKRFEIFKDNLRYIDEQNALGNRTYKLGLNRFADISNAEYRNTYLGTRTRPDRRLGTVSDRYQPTVGEDLPDSIDWREKGAVAPIKDQGSCGSCWAFSTIVGVEGINQIVTGDLISLSEQELVDCDTSYDQGCDGGLMDYAYQFIIKNGGIDSEEDYPYKGTDGKCDQYRKNAKVVSIDSYEDVPTYNEKALKKAVANQPVSVAIEAGGMDFQLYESGIFTGKCGVSLDHGVGAVGYGTENGVDYWIVRNSWGTSWGEQGYIRMERNVASKYGLCGIAVEPSYPTKTGSNPPKPSPSPPSPPSPTPSPSVCDDYYECPESTTCCCVYEYYNYCFAWGCCPLEGATCCEDHNSCCPNEYPVCNVRAGTCSKSKNNPLGVKAMKHILAKPIGSFAKEGKKSSS
- the LOC140808140 gene encoding protein RER1A-like — protein: MNMGGGAGIAGEDPTASAVTQFSHTVWQRYQHFLDKSTPFVLHRWIFLSVIASLYALRIYIVQGFYITTYGLGIYILQLLIAFLSPQVDPEIHQLADGPTLPTRGSDEFRPFVRRLPEFKFWHSLTKAFCFVFVLTFFSAFDVPVFWPILLFYWLILFVSTMKRQIMHMIKYKYVPFTFGKRRYYGKKAASSAEETITSRP